GCTGCGGATTTGACTGAAGCAGACTTAACGGGCGCAAACCTGAATGCAGCGAATCTCTGCGAAGCCAACTTAACCGCAGCTAGTTTTTACCGCGCTTACCTCTGGGGGGCTAAGCTGATGCAAGCAAACCTGTGGCAAACTAACCTGGCAGAAGCGAGCCTCCGAGGAGCAGATATCGCTGATACCAACGAAGATGAGGCAATTCTAGTGGGAGCCACCATGCCCGATGGCAGCTTGTACCGCTAATTCTTTGACTAAACTTTTCTGAATGGAGCGATCGCTTCCTGAGCTTCCTATACTTTCCGAGCCTACTGGAGGGGCGATCGCTACTAGAAACTTTAGCGGCCTTGAGCCGTGAGACTAGCTTGGCTACAAATAGTAGACCAGCGGGTGACATTCGCTTCCGCCCCGATCAACCCTTGTAGTCGACTGCGATAAGCTAGCAGTTCAGCTCGTTTTAATGAATTGGCAGGCAACAAAGGGGTTAAATTATCGATCACCGCCACTGCACATTGCCAATCTTGCCCTGCAGTTGCTTGTTGTAACGTTTGGCCCAAGGCATCTGCACGCTTTTGCCGCGCCACGTTAGCAGCCCTAATTAACTCGTTGCGTCGTACAAACCCTCTAACGTTACGTAGAGCTTTCGTGGCATAAGGATCGCCAGGACGGATTCTGAGCGCAGCTTGAAAACTCGATTGGGCGGTTTGGTAGTCTCGCTGTTTATTCGCAGCGTACCCTAGTCGCATGTAACGACGATAACTGGCAGCCTTAGCCCTTTGTTCTTTAGCTCTTTGTTGCTGTTGCGCCTGTTGAGCTGCGGCTGTGGGGGCAGCAATAGCAGGCGTAAGTTCAAAAACTGAACCCGTCAGAGTGAGAGGAATGCAGGCAAGGGCAGCTAGAAATCGTTTCATAAATTGTCTCGCGCTTGGGTGAGCGATCGCATCCAACTATAGCAGGCACAACCGTTCTGGAGCGCAAATTTGGAGCGTAACGGTTGATCACAGGCGACTTAGGTTGCGATCCGCTATGACGTTACCAAACGATGACGTAATTAAACTCAAAAAGTTCCGGAAACTCAATTTTTCTGCTGTAGGATTTTGCCTGAGTTAAGGCATAACTGCCCAAGCGTAGGTGAGCACACTCAGCAAACTCACGCCCATAATCATTTCTCTTTGCTGATGCCACAAATGGCGCATATTTGCGAGCGTGAAGGCGATCGCGGCCCGCCGCTCTTGCCCTAACTCGCTCATCAGCTCGGCCACCCTAGCATCTACTTCGGGCAGTGACACTTCTCCCCGTTGGTAAGCCGCTTGTAGCTCGTTTAACTTGCGCCAATAGTCTTGAGTAGCTGCTAGTAAATTAGGCATGATAAAGGCACTCTCATTAAAATATTTAACTTTTGTAAACATGTTAACGAGGGTGCCTATGGGGTGAGTTCTGTAAATAGGAAGAACCGCGATCGCACGTTAGAGAGAGCTTGTCACTCTTCCTCAAGATGAAACTTCAACCTTCAGCGGCGATTGGAATGTTAAGGATCTGTACTAAGAAAGCCCAGCGATCGCTCACTTCCTCAATTACTTTGGCAGTAGGTTTGCCTGCACCATGCCCTGCTTTAGTCTCGATCCGAATCAAGACGGGAGCGGAACCTTGGTGGGCGGCTTGGAGCGCTGCGGCAAACTTAAAGCTATGGGCAGGAACCACGCGATCGTCATGGTCCGCCGTGGTGATCAGAGTGGCAGGATAAGCAGTCCCTGGCTTCAGGTTGTGCAGCGGTGAGTAGCCGTAAAGCGCCTTAAACTCTTCTGACTCTTCCGGAGAACCATAGTCCGAAGTCCAAGCCCAGCCAATGGTGAACTTGTGGAACCGCAACATATCCATCACGCCAACTGCGGGCAATGCTGCGGCAAATAAATCTGGGCGTTGAGTCATGCAAGCGCCGACCAACAAGCCACCATTACTCCCACCGCCGATCGCTAACTTGCTGGGAGCGGTGTATTGGTTAGCAATCAACCACTCGGCTGCGGCAATAAAGTCATCAAACACATTTTGCTTGTTGAGCTTTGTCCCTGCCTGATGCCACTCCTCCCCATACTCACCGCCGCCGCGCAGATTCGGCATGGCATACACACCGCCGAGTTCCATCCACACCAAGTTGCTAACTGAGAAGCTAGGTGTCAGCGACACATTGAAGCCACCATAGCCATAGAGGTAAGTGGGATTGTTGCCGTCTAGCTGCAAGCCTTTTTTATAAGTAATAAACATGGGCACTTGAGTCCCATCTTTACTGGCGTAAAAAACCTGCTTGGTTTCGTACTCGTCAGGGTTGAAGGCGACAGTTGGCTGCCGAAAAACGCTGCTCTCCCCATTCACCATGTCGTAGCGATAGATGGTCGGCGGAGTGGTGAAGCTCGTGAAGCTATAGAACGTTTCGGTGTCCTCTCGTCGTCCGCCAAAGCCCCCGGCTGAGCCAATTCCGGGGAGTACTACTTCTCGAACAAAGGCACCCTCTAAGTCAAAAATTTTGATTTGGCTGCGAGCGTCTTTGAGGTAGGAGGCCACAAATTGATGATTGAGTAGACCCACACCTTCTAAGGTTTCAACCGCTTGGGGAATCAGTTCCCGCCAATTTTCCCGGTCTGGAGCCTGAATATCAATCGCGATTACGCGACCCCGTGGTGCCTCTAAATCAGTCTGAAACCAAAAGGTTGAACCTTCATTATCAATAAAGCTATAGCTAGCTTCAAACTCAGAAATCAGTTCAACCACAGCGGCATTAGGGTCCGACAAATCCTTATAGAACACTAGATTTTTCGGATCAGTGCCGCGCCAAACCGAGATGATTAAATAACGACCATCCTCGGTGACACCGCCATTAAAGCCCCACTCCGGTTGATCAGAGCGCTGATAGATCAGCAGGTCTTCAGCTTGAGGCGTGCCTAAATGATGGTAATAAAGCTTCTGAAAATAGTTGATGGCTTCCAGCTTAGTCGCTTCGTTCGGTTCGTCGTAGCGGCTGTAGAAAAAACCTTGGTTGTCATGAGTCCAAGCAGCCCCAGAGAATTTAATCCACTCTAGGCGATCGCTCAAGTCTTGCCCCGTTTCAATATCTCGAACTTGCCATGCCTGCCAATCTGACCCAGATGTGGAGAGACCATAAGCCATGAGCCTAGCGTCTTCACTAATCACCAGCCCCGAAAGAGCCACTGTGCCGTCTTCGGATAGCTTGTTGGGGTCTAGCAAAACTCTAGGTTCAGCATCAAGCGAGGTCAGCGTATAGAGGACGCTCTGGTTTTGCAGACCATCATTCTTAAAGTAGAAATAACGCTCCGGGACGCCGTACTTTTGGGCATCACCACCCCGAAAAGGAATGCCATATTTTTCATAGTCCCAGAGCTGGGTTAAGCGTTGCTGCAGGCGATCGCGAACCGCAATTTGATTGAGAAACTGAAAAGTGACTTGGTTTTGGGCTTCTACCCATGCCTGAGTTTCCTCGGAATCCGGGTCTTCTAACCAGCGGTAAGGGTCAGGGACTTCAACGCCGTGATAGACATCAACTTGAGACCCTTGGGGGGTGGGAGGATAAACGAAGGGTTCGTTGGAGTGGGGCATGGTGGCAAGTCAGAGAAGAATAGGGGCAAAAAATATTTTCCGTGAGACTGAAAAGGAGGGAACCCGTCAAAAGCGTGATTCCCTCCTTGAAATGGCGCGATCGCTCCTAAGCCTTAGTAAGTGAGCTAGAACTTATGCATGGCTCCCACTGCCTGCAATCAAAACTTCACCTTTTAGCATGCGTTGAGCGGCATCTAGTAAAGCTTCTTCTAAGTAAGGTTTGGTGAAGTAGCCCTTGGCACCGAGCTGGACAGCCATCTGTCTATGGCGATCAGCACCCCGTGAGGTGAGCATCGCGATCGGGATGTGGTTGAGGGTGGAATCCTTCTGAATGCGAGATAGCAGCTCTAGGCCGTCCATTCTAGGCATTTCAATGTCGCAGAACACCATATCGCAGGGCAAGCCAGAGCGCAGTTTTTCCCAAGCTTCTTGACCATCACGCGCTTGTTCAACTCGGTAACCCACTTTGTTGAACGTCATGGACAACAGCTCACGCACTGTAATCGAGTCATCCACAATCAGAACCGTCGGGTCAGTTTTGGCAACGGCTTCCGCTACAGGAGGTTCAGCGTTTTGATCCCATAGCGTCGTGCTAGCTTCTCGGCGAATCCGACCCATAGACAGGTCGATCAGCTCTAAAACGTCCGCGATCGGCATAATCCGACCATCCCCTAGAACTGTCGCACCAGCAACCCCAATTGGTTTAGGGACAGGGCCTTCAAGTTGCTTAATTACAATTTCTTGCTCGCCCAAGACCTGATCGACCTGCAAAGCAATGAAGTTGCCAGCACTACGAAGCACCACAATGGAGACGATGTCATCTTCTTGGTTACCGCCGTAGACGCTACCACGACCGAGATAACGGTTGTATTTGAGAATGTCAGATAACGGTCGGAAGGGCAGCAGCAAATCGCGCCATAGAATACAGGGTTGTCCATCAGGATTAGCTTGAATCCGCTCCTTGGGCACATCTAGCATGTCTTCTACCCCATCCATCGGAAAGGCAATGCGAGCCCGATTACTGATGCAGCAGAGAGCTTTGGAAATGCTCAGGGTAAGGGGAAGGCGAATAGTAAACGTCGTTCCCTTCGCGACGGCAGAGTCAGTAGTGATGGCACCACGAATCTCACCTAAGCTAGTGCGGACGACGTCCATGCCGACTCCACGGCCTGCGTAGTCAGTGACTTGATCCTTGGTCGTGAAACCGGGATGGAATAGTAAGTCATAAACGTCCAAGCGCGAGAGAGTCCTGGCCTCTGCGGGCGTAACCAGACGTTTCTCGATCGCCTTTGTTTTCACTCGATCTGGATCAACTCCTGCCCCATCATCCGAGACAGAAATCACTGTTTGGTTCCCCTGGTGGAAGGCCCGGATCGTAATGCGACCGATAGGTGGCTTGCCTGCCGCTTGCCGTACATCTGGCGTTTCAATCCCGTGGGCGATCGCGTTATTGACCAAGTGAGTCATGGGGTCATAAAGCTGCTCCAAAATCATCTTGTCGATTAAGGTTTCTCGACCTTCGACATGCAGCTCAGCCTGCTTGCCACACTTGAGGGCAATATCTCGCACTGCTCGCGGCAAGCGATCGGCAATTTGGGCGAAGGGAACCATTCGGGAGCGAGTCAGACCTTCTTGTAGTTGAGTCGTCACCTGCCGGAACATCCGAGTGACCTGATCGGTTTCATCCACGATGAATTCGATGTCAGAAGCAGACTCTCGAACTCGGACAATCAACTCGATCATCTCTTGAGACAAGGTATGGAACCCAGTAAAGCGGTCCATCTCTAGGGCATCGAAGCTGGCTCCTGTGGAGTGGCTGTTCTGGGCATCACCATTGGTACCATGTACCGGGGCATGATGACTTTGGCGGCTGGCTAAGAGTGAGCTTTCCAGCAGCGATCGCTCGTACAGGTCACGCATCCGCTGCCCAACATCGCTGAGTTGCTGCACTTGATAAAGCAAATTATCCAGGAACTGCCGCAACCGTTCTTGGTCTTGCTCCAAGCTATTCCGATTGACCACTAGTTCCCCAACCAAGTTGCTGAGGTTATCTAAGTGCTTAACCGGAACCCGCATCGTTTGCTCAGCAAAACCTGCTCCACCTCGACGCCCTGGCCGACGGTTAGCCTGAGGAGCAGCACCGCGGCTCGTTTTAACGGTTGGAGGACCACCCAA
This genomic stretch from Trichocoleus sp. FACHB-46 harbors:
- a CDS encoding prolyl oligopeptidase family protein, coding for MPHSNEPFVYPPTPQGSQVDVYHGVEVPDPYRWLEDPDSEETQAWVEAQNQVTFQFLNQIAVRDRLQQRLTQLWDYEKYGIPFRGGDAQKYGVPERYFYFKNDGLQNQSVLYTLTSLDAEPRVLLDPNKLSEDGTVALSGLVISEDARLMAYGLSTSGSDWQAWQVRDIETGQDLSDRLEWIKFSGAAWTHDNQGFFYSRYDEPNEATKLEAINYFQKLYYHHLGTPQAEDLLIYQRSDQPEWGFNGGVTEDGRYLIISVWRGTDPKNLVFYKDLSDPNAAVVELISEFEASYSFIDNEGSTFWFQTDLEAPRGRVIAIDIQAPDRENWRELIPQAVETLEGVGLLNHQFVASYLKDARSQIKIFDLEGAFVREVVLPGIGSAGGFGGRREDTETFYSFTSFTTPPTIYRYDMVNGESSVFRQPTVAFNPDEYETKQVFYASKDGTQVPMFITYKKGLQLDGNNPTYLYGYGGFNVSLTPSFSVSNLVWMELGGVYAMPNLRGGGEYGEEWHQAGTKLNKQNVFDDFIAAAEWLIANQYTAPSKLAIGGGSNGGLLVGACMTQRPDLFAAALPAVGVMDMLRFHKFTIGWAWTSDYGSPEESEEFKALYGYSPLHNLKPGTAYPATLITTADHDDRVVPAHSFKFAAALQAAHQGSAPVLIRIETKAGHGAGKPTAKVIEEVSDRWAFLVQILNIPIAAEG